In Legionella spiritensis, the following proteins share a genomic window:
- the rph gene encoding ribonuclease PH encodes MRPSNREANQLRPIKITRQYTQHAEGAVLVEFGHTRVLCTASVIDGVPRFLKGKGQGWVTAEYGMLPRATHSRTEREASRGKQGGRTLEIQRLIGRSLRACIDLKVLGEHTLTLDCDVLQADGGTRTAAITGACVAMRDALSWMVARDKLRKTPAFQYVAAVSVGIYRGQPVLDLDYAEDVLAETDMNIVMNEASHFIEVQGTAEEKYFDRKQLNDMLDLAENGIRELIDIQKNA; translated from the coding sequence ATGCGACCCAGTAATCGCGAAGCCAATCAATTACGCCCGATAAAAATCACCCGCCAGTATACCCAACATGCCGAGGGCGCCGTCCTGGTTGAATTTGGCCATACCCGCGTACTGTGCACGGCATCCGTTATTGACGGTGTGCCTCGCTTTCTCAAGGGAAAAGGTCAGGGATGGGTCACGGCGGAGTACGGCATGTTACCGCGTGCCACTCATAGCCGTACGGAACGCGAAGCCAGCAGGGGAAAACAAGGCGGCAGAACCCTTGAAATCCAGCGTCTGATTGGCCGATCCCTGCGGGCCTGCATCGATTTGAAAGTATTGGGCGAGCATACCCTGACACTGGATTGCGACGTCCTGCAAGCAGACGGAGGCACTCGCACGGCCGCCATTACCGGCGCCTGTGTCGCGATGAGAGACGCGCTATCCTGGATGGTTGCCCGTGACAAGCTGCGCAAAACACCGGCTTTCCAATACGTGGCTGCCGTTTCCGTAGGGATATACCGTGGACAACCCGTTCTTGATTTGGACTACGCGGAAGACGTTCTGGCTGAAACGGATATGAACATCGTCATGAATGAAGCGAGCCATTTCATTGAAGTGCAGGGTACGGCCGAAGAGAAATACTTTGATAGAAAACAACTCAATGACATGCTTGATCTGGCTGAAAACGGCATCAGGGAATTGATAGATATTCAGAAAAATGCCTGA
- a CDS encoding DUF2845 domain-containing protein, whose protein sequence is MIKQTLTTLGLATVSLSVFAAQSVYCPQRSGYINVGMTQEQVLNACGQPLSKQESNTPVTEKVPVQQLMYNNQGAPKAFYGVWAIPVGNSNTGFAQPFGSNTGGAQLQVDITDNKVSGVKINGSDANAFSICGGTSIQIGDPASKVYGACGDPSLTNKTFINKPIPSTQKPEVWVYQPGQYQSPVSLTFVNGKLQSID, encoded by the coding sequence ATGATAAAACAAACCTTGACCACGCTGGGTCTTGCAACCGTTTCATTGAGTGTCTTTGCGGCACAGTCGGTGTACTGTCCGCAACGTTCCGGTTACATCAACGTCGGCATGACGCAGGAACAGGTTCTCAACGCTTGCGGGCAGCCGCTCAGCAAACAGGAATCCAATACGCCGGTGACAGAAAAAGTTCCGGTGCAACAGTTAATGTATAACAACCAGGGAGCACCCAAGGCGTTTTATGGCGTCTGGGCCATTCCAGTCGGTAACAGCAACACCGGCTTTGCCCAGCCTTTCGGCAGTAATACGGGCGGTGCGCAATTACAGGTTGACATTACCGACAACAAGGTCAGCGGCGTCAAAATCAATGGCTCCGACGCCAATGCTTTCTCCATATGCGGCGGCACCAGTATTCAAATAGGTGATCCGGCCAGCAAGGTTTATGGCGCCTGTGGCGATCCGTCTCTCACCAACAAGACGTTTATTAACAAGCCCATACCCAGCACCCAAAAACCCGAAGTCTGGGTTTATCAGCCCGGCCAATATCAATCTCCGGTCAGCTTGACATTTGTTAACGGCAAATTACAATCCATCGATTAA
- a CDS encoding YggS family pyridoxal phosphate-dependent enzyme has translation MTIADRILLVQQSIIQSAKRQGRNPGDIRLIAVSKGQPATAIQQAFACGLNEFGENYWQEAKSKIDILKKLPIIWHFIGLVQSNKAADIATHFDWVHTVDREKTAAYLARYRPADKPPLNVCIQINLDDEPGKSGIAPAEAQALATFILQCPTLRLRGLMAIPKPHCDEKRQYQSLLRLARLLEQINQQYPERLDTLSMGMSDDLQAAIRAGSTMVRVGRAIFGERG, from the coding sequence ATGACTATCGCCGACCGAATACTTCTTGTTCAGCAATCGATCATACAAAGTGCGAAACGCCAGGGTAGAAACCCGGGCGATATTCGCCTGATTGCCGTCAGCAAAGGCCAGCCGGCTACCGCTATTCAACAAGCCTTCGCATGCGGATTAAACGAGTTCGGAGAAAATTACTGGCAGGAGGCGAAAAGCAAGATCGATATATTAAAGAAACTACCGATAATATGGCATTTCATCGGTCTTGTGCAAAGTAACAAAGCGGCTGACATTGCGACCCATTTTGATTGGGTGCATACTGTTGACCGTGAGAAAACGGCGGCGTATTTAGCCCGATACCGACCAGCAGACAAACCGCCTCTTAATGTATGTATTCAGATCAACCTGGATGATGAGCCCGGCAAATCGGGCATAGCGCCGGCTGAGGCGCAAGCGCTGGCCACTTTTATTTTACAATGCCCGACATTGAGGCTGCGAGGATTGATGGCCATTCCCAAACCGCATTGCGATGAAAAACGGCAATACCAAAGCCTGTTAAGGCTGGCGCGTTTACTGGAACAAATCAATCAACAATATCCTGAGCGGCTGGATACCTTGTCCATGGGCATGAGCGATGATTTACAGGCGGCAATCCGGGCCGGCAGCACCATGGTTCGGGTCGGCAGAGCCATTTTTGGAGAACGAGGTTAA
- a CDS encoding YicC/YloC family endoribonuclease — MIYSMTAFARSQTQFNETTICWELRSVNHRYLDISFRLPEAWRFLETELRNQLRGQCHRGKIECQLKITDGSSDSQSLAINYGMVHSLLHVGEELAVNKHLANDLTLSGVLSWPGVVQCSPVDMDGIREQVKMVFQQALQQLIVSRAEEGKSLESHLQGRLQLMHEEVDKAKSQASFSIAELRDKMLTRLHALQLDTERPRVEQEIALMLTRLDVSEELDRLNTHLLEVARVLSDTEVMGRRLDFLMQELNREANTLGSKSESTALTSCVIEMKVLIEQMREQIQNIE; from the coding sequence ATGATATATAGTATGACCGCCTTTGCGCGATCACAAACGCAATTTAACGAAACGACCATTTGCTGGGAGCTTCGTTCCGTGAACCATCGGTATCTGGATATTTCCTTTCGATTACCGGAGGCGTGGCGATTTCTTGAAACGGAATTGCGCAATCAACTGCGCGGACAATGCCACCGCGGTAAAATTGAATGTCAGCTGAAAATCACGGACGGCTCGTCTGATTCCCAATCCCTTGCCATTAATTACGGGATGGTTCATTCTCTTTTGCACGTTGGTGAGGAACTGGCGGTTAATAAACATCTGGCTAATGACCTGACTTTGTCAGGCGTTTTGTCCTGGCCGGGTGTGGTGCAATGCAGTCCGGTTGATATGGATGGGATCCGCGAGCAGGTTAAAATGGTCTTTCAACAGGCGTTACAGCAATTGATTGTGTCGCGTGCCGAGGAAGGCAAGTCATTGGAAAGTCATTTGCAAGGCCGCTTGCAACTGATGCACGAAGAGGTAGACAAAGCGAAATCACAAGCCAGCTTTTCAATAGCGGAACTACGGGACAAAATGCTGACTCGTTTGCATGCGCTGCAGCTGGATACGGAGCGTCCGCGAGTGGAGCAGGAAATCGCCTTGATGTTAACGCGTCTGGACGTCAGTGAGGAACTGGACCGCTTGAACACCCATTTACTGGAAGTCGCTCGAGTATTGAGCGATACTGAAGTAATGGGGCGTCGTCTTGATTTTCTTATGCAGGAATTAAATCGTGAAGCGAATACGTTGGGCTCGAAATCCGAGTCGACGGCGCTGACGTCCTGTGTGATTGAAATGAAAGTGTTGATTGAACAAATGCGAGAACAAATTCAAAATATAGAGTGA
- a CDS encoding RidA family protein, translated as MQAIHTDLAPAAIGTYSQAIRCGNTVYLSGQIPLDPETMQLCSEEIRLQINQVLENLTAVCEAAGGSLANIVKLNVYLTDLNHFPLVNEAMTRYFTEPFPARAAIGVSALPRGSQVEMDGVLVLPETSPK; from the coding sequence ATGCAAGCTATCCATACCGACCTGGCGCCGGCCGCTATAGGTACTTACAGTCAAGCTATTCGTTGTGGTAATACCGTATACCTGTCAGGACAAATTCCGCTTGATCCTGAAACCATGCAATTATGCAGCGAGGAGATTCGCTTGCAGATTAACCAGGTTCTGGAGAATTTAACCGCCGTGTGTGAAGCGGCCGGCGGCAGTCTTGCGAATATTGTTAAATTAAATGTGTATCTGACCGATCTGAATCATTTTCCTCTGGTCAATGAAGCGATGACCCGCTATTTTACGGAACCTTTTCCTGCACGAGCGGCTATCGGGGTGTCTGCCTTGCCAAGAGGATCCCAGGTTGAAATGGATGGGGTACTTGTTTTACCCGAAACATCACCGAAATAA
- a CDS encoding type IV pilus twitching motility protein PilT, with the protein MDIAELLAFSVKNNSSDLHLSAGLPPMIRVDGDLRKINVPALEHKDVIKIIYDIMNDKQRKEYEEHLETDFSFEIINLARFRVNAFTQARGAGAVFRTIPSKILSMEELNLPSIFTEIATYPKGLVLVTGPTGSGKSTTLAAIIDYINSSRYEHILTVEDPIEFVHESKKCLVNQREVHRDTHSFNAALRSALREDPDIILVGELRDLETIRLAMTAAETGHLVFGTLHTNSATKTINRIIDVFPGEEKSMVRSMLSESLMAVIAQSLLKKTGGGRVAALEIMICNSAIRNLIREDKVAQMYSSIQTGQAKGMQTLDQHLTQLVHDNLIAKHTARDVAMNKALF; encoded by the coding sequence ATGGATATTGCCGAGTTGCTAGCGTTTTCCGTTAAAAACAATTCATCGGATTTGCATCTGTCCGCAGGATTGCCGCCCATGATTCGAGTCGATGGCGACTTGCGTAAAATCAATGTCCCTGCCCTGGAGCACAAGGATGTCATTAAAATTATCTATGACATTATGAACGATAAGCAACGCAAGGAATACGAGGAACACCTGGAAACGGATTTCTCGTTTGAAATTATCAATCTGGCCCGTTTCAGGGTGAACGCGTTTACCCAGGCGCGTGGGGCAGGCGCGGTATTCCGAACCATTCCATCCAAAATTCTCAGTATGGAGGAATTGAATTTACCGTCGATATTTACCGAAATTGCCACGTATCCCAAAGGCCTGGTTCTGGTGACAGGACCGACAGGTTCGGGAAAAAGTACCACGTTGGCGGCAATCATTGACTATATCAACTCATCACGATATGAACATATCCTGACGGTGGAAGATCCCATCGAGTTCGTCCACGAGAGCAAGAAATGCCTGGTAAACCAGAGGGAAGTACATCGGGATACGCATAGCTTTAACGCGGCACTGCGTTCCGCGCTGAGGGAAGACCCGGATATTATTCTGGTGGGGGAGTTGCGGGATCTGGAAACCATACGTCTTGCGATGACCGCGGCAGAAACGGGGCATCTGGTCTTTGGAACCCTGCATACCAATTCCGCCACGAAAACCATTAACCGGATCATTGATGTGTTTCCCGGCGAGGAAAAATCGATGGTGCGATCCATGTTATCGGAATCGTTAATGGCTGTTATCGCGCAAAGTTTGTTGAAGAAAACAGGAGGCGGGCGGGTGGCCGCTCTTGAAATCATGATTTGTAATTCCGCTATTCGAAACCTGATTCGTGAGGATAAGGTCGCGCAAATGTATTCTTCCATACAGACGGGACAGGCCAAGGGCATGCAGACTCTGGATCAACATTTGACGCAACTGGTGCATGATAACCTGATTGCCAAGCACACGGCGAGGGATGTGGCTATGAACAAGGCGTTGTTTTAA
- the spoT gene encoding bifunctional GTP diphosphokinase/guanosine-3',5'-bis pyrophosphate 3'-pyrophosphohydrolase — MSYFKELDEELKCYLEQPYIEKCYQAYLVAEKAHHGQMRRSGEPYITHPVAAALILARMRLDYQTIMATLLHDVVEDTSISKDELIQQFGEEVSALVDGVTKLTKIKFESRAEAQAENFRKMVLAMVKDIRVIIVKLADRFHNMKTLGAMPSVKRRRIAIETLEIYAPIANRLGMHAIYTGLEDLGFQALYPLRYRAIKSAVEKSRGNRRELTGKIEQDLQKAMQQLNIPYEHVFGRQKHLYSIYRKMRQKKASFTEITDVFAFRVITEDIDSCYRVLGALHRTYKPVPQRFKDYIGIPKANGYQSLHTTLFGPYGVPLEVQIRTRDMDSVAENGVAAHWIYKSSGLEVNEAQLRAREWVQRLLEMQRSTGNSLEFIENVKIDLFPDEIYVFTPKGHIMELPKGATPVDFAYTVHSGVGNSCVAAKVNRRLVPLSMPLTNGQTVEIITAPSAHPNPTWLNFVVTGKARSNIRHFLKSQQHAESIVLGKRLLEQSLMELGSDYAKVPPESLQALLHDLHYKSADELLYAIGIGNQMPMVIAKRLVINQESPELEKTGKTSKPLAIKGTEGMVVNFAECCQPIPGDNIVGRFQQGRGIIVHASDCRQVNQIRSHPEQFISLRWDEQVEGEYWVDITVDVANQRGVLAALATAIAEAESNIGNINVDPRDGRHNAVTFSISVRDRTHLARVMRRLRANKVVMRLYRKKQGE; from the coding sequence GTGAGCTACTTTAAGGAGTTGGATGAAGAGCTTAAATGCTATCTTGAGCAACCCTATATTGAAAAGTGCTATCAAGCTTACCTGGTGGCGGAAAAAGCCCACCATGGCCAAATGCGGCGTTCCGGCGAACCCTATATTACCCACCCTGTCGCTGCCGCCCTGATTCTGGCGCGTATGCGTCTCGATTACCAGACCATCATGGCTACCTTGCTCCATGATGTGGTGGAAGACACCTCTATCAGCAAAGACGAACTCATCCAGCAATTTGGCGAGGAAGTGTCCGCCCTGGTGGACGGCGTGACCAAATTAACCAAAATCAAATTTGAATCGCGTGCCGAGGCTCAGGCGGAAAATTTCCGTAAAATGGTTTTGGCGATGGTCAAGGATATTCGAGTGATCATCGTGAAACTGGCCGACCGGTTTCACAATATGAAAACGCTAGGCGCGATGCCTTCCGTCAAGCGGCGGCGCATCGCCATTGAAACACTGGAAATTTACGCACCAATCGCCAATCGCCTGGGTATGCACGCCATTTATACCGGTCTTGAGGATTTGGGGTTTCAGGCGCTTTATCCCCTGCGCTATCGCGCCATTAAATCGGCCGTGGAAAAATCACGGGGAAACCGCCGGGAATTAACCGGGAAAATTGAGCAGGATCTGCAAAAGGCCATGCAGCAACTTAACATTCCTTACGAGCACGTGTTTGGCCGGCAAAAGCATTTGTACAGTATTTACCGCAAGATGCGCCAGAAAAAAGCATCGTTTACGGAAATTACCGACGTGTTCGCGTTTCGGGTTATTACCGAGGACATTGACTCCTGCTATCGGGTGCTTGGTGCGTTGCATCGAACGTACAAACCGGTTCCGCAGCGTTTCAAGGACTACATAGGAATACCCAAGGCAAACGGCTACCAATCCTTGCATACGACGTTGTTTGGACCTTATGGCGTGCCGTTGGAAGTGCAGATCCGGACACGTGATATGGACAGCGTGGCGGAAAATGGTGTGGCCGCGCACTGGATTTACAAATCCTCCGGTCTGGAAGTGAACGAGGCGCAGCTACGCGCCCGCGAGTGGGTGCAGCGTCTGCTGGAAATGCAACGCAGTACGGGAAATTCGCTCGAATTTATCGAAAATGTGAAAATTGATTTGTTTCCGGACGAAATTTATGTGTTTACCCCCAAAGGCCACATTATGGAGCTGCCAAAAGGTGCGACACCGGTCGATTTTGCCTATACGGTCCATTCGGGGGTAGGTAACAGTTGTGTGGCGGCCAAGGTTAACCGGCGCCTGGTGCCTTTAAGTATGCCCCTGACCAATGGTCAGACCGTCGAAATCATCACAGCGCCAAGTGCGCATCCCAACCCGACCTGGCTTAACTTCGTGGTGACCGGAAAAGCCCGCAGTAATATCCGCCATTTTTTAAAGAGCCAGCAGCATGCGGAATCCATCGTTCTGGGAAAACGCCTGCTTGAGCAGTCTTTGATGGAACTTGGCAGCGACTATGCTAAAGTTCCTCCCGAATCTTTACAGGCGCTGCTGCATGATCTTCATTACAAATCAGCCGATGAATTACTATATGCCATTGGTATCGGCAATCAGATGCCCATGGTGATTGCGAAACGTCTGGTTATCAATCAGGAAAGCCCCGAGCTTGAAAAAACGGGTAAAACCAGCAAGCCTCTTGCCATTAAGGGAACGGAAGGGATGGTTGTGAATTTCGCCGAATGTTGTCAACCTATTCCGGGTGATAATATTGTCGGACGTTTTCAACAAGGTCGTGGTATTATTGTCCATGCCAGTGATTGCCGACAAGTCAATCAGATTCGCAGCCATCCGGAGCAGTTTATTTCACTGCGCTGGGATGAGCAGGTTGAAGGGGAATACTGGGTTGATATTACAGTGGATGTGGCCAATCAACGTGGCGTTCTCGCAGCCCTGGCTACGGCGATTGCCGAGGCGGAGTCCAATATTGGCAATATTAATGTGGATCCGCGTGATGGACGCCATAACGCGGTGACTTTTTCCATCAGCGTGCGTGACCGTACCCACCTGGCAAGGGTAATGAGGCGTTTACGGGCCAACAAGGTGGTCATGCGCCTTTATCGAAAAAAACAAGGGGAGTAG
- the rpoZ gene encoding DNA-directed RNA polymerase subunit omega, with amino-acid sequence MARVTVEDCLEHVANRFELVMVATKRARDIAVRGEQPLVEWENDKPTVVALREIAEGLITPEMLEKS; translated from the coding sequence ATGGCACGTGTAACGGTAGAAGATTGTTTGGAGCATGTGGCAAACCGTTTTGAACTGGTCATGGTGGCTACAAAACGTGCCAGGGACATTGCGGTTCGTGGTGAGCAGCCATTGGTAGAGTGGGAGAATGACAAGCCCACCGTTGTCGCGTTGCGGGAAATCGCCGAAGGTTTGATTACACCCGAGATGCTGGAGAAAAGCTGA
- a CDS encoding YggT family protein — protein sequence MAGFISVGYFLTNLFFSVVLFLFWIRIFLRYFRISSLHPVSQAINTFTNPVIRPLEQLIYGKNAAPRRYDWVSLVLIIIIEFLKFACLSLVVYGAVMPASLLALFVAADLVVQPCNLMFYMILIRVIMSWINPAWQHPVAEVLAIVTRPLLILGRKIIPDISGFDFSPFIIMIILKVITLFLSASMPLPLL from the coding sequence ATGGCAGGCTTTATATCTGTGGGTTATTTTCTTACCAATCTGTTTTTTTCAGTGGTTCTGTTTTTATTCTGGATAAGAATTTTTCTCCGTTATTTTCGTATCAGTTCACTGCATCCCGTCAGTCAGGCTATCAATACGTTCACCAATCCAGTCATCCGTCCACTGGAACAGTTAATTTATGGTAAAAACGCCGCCCCTCGACGTTACGACTGGGTAAGTCTGGTATTGATCATTATCATTGAGTTTCTCAAATTTGCCTGCCTGAGTCTGGTGGTTTACGGTGCGGTCATGCCCGCTTCGCTTCTGGCTCTCTTTGTAGCGGCCGACCTGGTTGTTCAACCCTGCAACCTGATGTTTTACATGATTTTAATCCGGGTTATTATGAGCTGGATCAATCCGGCCTGGCAACATCCGGTTGCCGAGGTTTTGGCTATTGTCACCAGACCTTTGCTGATATTAGGACGGAAAATTATTCCCGATATCTCCGGTTTTGATTTTTCTCCTTTCATTATTATGATTATTCTGAAAGTCATTACCCTGTTTTTAAGCGCATCCATGCCATTACCGCTTCTGTAA
- a CDS encoding adenylate/guanylate cyclase domain-containing protein yields MKNLRHFDEEGRLAAVYELKILDTPRDERYERIVRLATDLFEVPIAFVSIVEKDRQWFKARQGIELENIPRTQSLCNITIQQDHPLIVLDTHLDTRFANNPYVVGAPYMRFYAGVPLATLEGYNVGTLCISDKIPRSFDEKKRRILMDLASMTEDQLNLMEVTRLEKKYRLTSAALQKARKSLQLRKDFIQKAFSCYMSDDVVKSLLKSPSQLAVKGDKRKITIVFSDLRNFTGLSETLPPEAVFAALNNLYEHMVNVIEKYGGTIDSFIGDAIMVIFGAPHSTESDALKAVACALDMQLTLKKVNTLNQGQGLPEFDMGIGINTGYAMVGNMGSQKRMQYTAIGSPVNLASRIQDLTIAGQVLISEATFQEVGKPLHIKGHLRVKVKGVSRPITIYDVDGVSGVYSVFLK; encoded by the coding sequence GTGAAAAACCTACGCCATTTCGACGAGGAAGGGCGGCTAGCCGCCGTTTATGAGTTGAAAATTCTGGATACCCCAAGAGATGAGCGATATGAACGTATTGTCCGTCTTGCCACGGATTTGTTTGAAGTTCCCATCGCGTTTGTTTCTATTGTGGAAAAAGATCGGCAGTGGTTTAAAGCCAGACAGGGAATCGAACTTGAAAATATCCCGCGCACACAGTCCCTGTGCAACATCACCATTCAGCAGGATCATCCTCTTATTGTGCTTGACACCCATCTGGATACACGGTTTGCCAACAACCCTTATGTTGTTGGGGCACCTTATATGCGTTTTTATGCCGGTGTGCCACTGGCGACGCTGGAAGGTTATAACGTTGGAACATTATGTATTTCCGATAAAATACCCAGATCATTTGATGAAAAGAAGCGTCGGATTTTAATGGATTTGGCTTCCATGACCGAAGATCAATTGAACCTGATGGAGGTTACCAGACTTGAAAAAAAATATCGTCTGACCAGCGCTGCTTTGCAAAAAGCCCGAAAATCATTGCAATTACGCAAGGATTTTATTCAAAAAGCGTTTAGTTGTTATATGTCTGATGATGTAGTGAAAAGTCTTCTTAAATCACCCTCCCAATTAGCTGTGAAGGGTGACAAGCGCAAAATTACCATTGTATTCAGCGACTTGAGAAACTTTACCGGATTGTCGGAAACGCTGCCCCCCGAGGCGGTATTTGCGGCACTCAATAATCTTTATGAGCATATGGTTAATGTGATTGAAAAATATGGGGGTACTATCGATTCGTTCATCGGTGATGCCATTATGGTGATTTTTGGAGCGCCCCATTCCACGGAATCGGATGCCTTGAAGGCCGTAGCCTGTGCTCTGGACATGCAGCTGACATTAAAAAAAGTCAACACGTTAAATCAAGGGCAAGGTCTCCCGGAATTTGACATGGGTATTGGCATTAATACCGGTTATGCCATGGTAGGAAACATGGGTTCGCAAAAGAGAATGCAATACACCGCGATTGGTTCGCCGGTTAATCTGGCGTCACGTATTCAGGATTTAACCATTGCCGGCCAGGTTTTAATATCGGAAGCCACGTTTCAGGAAGTTGGTAAACCGTTGCACATCAAAGGACATCTTCGGGTCAAGGTCAAAGGCGTCAGCCGACCTATCACCATTTATGACGTGGATGGGGTTAGCGGCGTGTACAGTGTTTTTTTAAAATAG
- the gmk gene encoding guanylate kinase: MTDSSQGNLFIVAAPSGGGKTSLVKKLIQSLDDIAVSISHTTRPQRPGEQDGVDYFFVSRDQFLDMINENDFLEHAVVFNHYYGTSVAQINRLLDEGKDVVLDIDWQGAQQIRHIYPRSVSIFVVPPSLTVLKKRLEERRQDDHKVIAARMQRAQDELSHFSEFDYLIINDEFNQAAMDLQAIVRANRLTLKRQSEKAGKLLSFLLSSQ, from the coding sequence ATGACCGATTCATCCCAGGGAAATTTGTTTATTGTGGCAGCGCCTTCCGGAGGAGGAAAAACCAGTCTGGTTAAAAAACTGATTCAATCTCTCGACGATATCGCTGTCTCTATTTCTCATACTACCCGACCTCAACGTCCTGGTGAACAGGATGGGGTTGACTATTTTTTTGTAAGCCGGGATCAATTCCTTGACATGATCAATGAAAATGATTTTCTGGAGCATGCGGTGGTGTTTAACCATTATTACGGTACTTCTGTGGCACAGATTAACCGACTGCTGGACGAGGGGAAGGACGTGGTTTTGGATATAGACTGGCAGGGCGCACAGCAAATCAGGCATATTTATCCCCGGTCCGTCAGCATTTTTGTAGTACCTCCCTCCCTGACCGTTTTGAAAAAAAGGCTTGAGGAGAGACGGCAGGATGATCACAAGGTGATAGCCGCACGAATGCAGCGTGCCCAGGATGAATTAAGCCATTTTTCCGAATTTGATTACCTCATCATTAATGACGAGTTTAACCAGGCGGCGATGGATTTGCAGGCCATTGTTCGTGCGAACCGCCTGACGCTCAAGCGTCAATCGGAAAAGGCTGGAAAATTACTTTCTTTCCTGCTTTCTTCGCAGTAA
- a CDS encoding retropepsin-like aspartic protease family protein, with translation MFVIAWLILFGLLFAFFYFFSGDEKGGYQVQHGQVMIDADSQGHYRIKGYINDKPVEFMVDTGASLVAIPQSIADRLHLTGRYPVRLETANGSMTGLLTRMDTLVFGDFHLTNIKGVILPDNKSDTILLGMNVLSLFNLTQKERQLVIKK, from the coding sequence ATGTTTGTTATCGCCTGGCTGATATTATTCGGGCTGCTGTTCGCTTTTTTTTATTTTTTCAGTGGGGATGAGAAGGGCGGTTATCAGGTTCAACATGGCCAGGTCATGATTGACGCGGACTCTCAGGGTCATTATCGCATTAAGGGCTATATTAATGATAAGCCGGTTGAATTTATGGTGGATACCGGAGCCAGTCTGGTCGCGATTCCTCAATCTATTGCTGACAGGTTGCACCTTACGGGCAGATACCCTGTCCGGCTGGAAACGGCTAATGGCTCGATGACCGGATTACTGACCCGAATGGATACCCTGGTGTTCGGAGATTTTCACTTGACCAACATCAAGGGGGTTATTTTGCCGGATAACAAGAGTGATACGATTTTGTTGGGAATGAATGTGTTGTCTTTGTTTAATCTGACCCAAAAGGAAAGGCAGCTGGTGATAAAAAAATAG
- the proC gene encoding pyrroline-5-carboxylate reductase produces the protein MNISFIGYGNMARAIIDGLQTNHTHNLSVASPSLQPGRDEHFTTDCDNLAVIKDADVIVLAVKPAKMGDVLTQIGHDIPEQAVLVSVAAGIDLAWIASFCNEKQAIVRAMPNIALSAGKGATPLVANEHLDILQKKRAETIFNGAGIIRWLDDESLLNAYTAVSGSGPAYVFLFVEAMTRAAEKLGLDKEAALSFTTQTIHGALALMEQTGLSAFELRQQVTSPAGTTAAAIAVLQQREFDTILLKAMHAACERAKQLGSIDMNKE, from the coding sequence ATGAATATTTCATTTATCGGCTACGGCAATATGGCACGTGCCATTATAGACGGATTACAAACAAACCATACTCACAACTTGTCCGTCGCATCCCCTTCCCTGCAACCGGGTCGTGACGAACATTTCACCACGGATTGCGACAATCTTGCGGTTATAAAAGATGCGGATGTCATCGTTCTGGCTGTCAAACCGGCAAAAATGGGTGACGTTTTAACTCAAATTGGCCATGACATTCCTGAACAAGCCGTATTGGTCTCGGTAGCGGCCGGTATCGACCTGGCCTGGATCGCGTCTTTCTGTAACGAAAAACAAGCCATCGTACGCGCCATGCCGAACATCGCCTTATCCGCAGGAAAAGGAGCCACGCCGCTGGTTGCCAATGAACACCTGGATATACTGCAAAAAAAACGGGCGGAAACCATTTTCAACGGAGCAGGTATTATCCGGTGGCTGGACGATGAATCATTATTAAACGCCTACACAGCCGTTTCCGGCAGTGGTCCCGCCTACGTTTTTTTATTTGTTGAAGCCATGACCAGGGCTGCTGAAAAACTGGGTTTGGACAAGGAAGCGGCTCTATCATTTACCACGCAAACCATTCATGGCGCGTTGGCTCTCATGGAACAAACCGGTTTATCGGCTTTTGAACTGAGACAACAGGTCACTTCGCCGGCCGGGACAACAGCGGCGGCCATCGCCGTCCTCCAGCAGCGGGAGTTTGACACCATCCTTTTAAAAGCCATGCACGCCGCGTGTGAACGCGCCAAACAATTGGGATCTATTGACATGAACAAGGAATAG